The Cohaesibacter intestini genome includes a window with the following:
- a CDS encoding class II 3-deoxy-7-phosphoheptulonate synthase, with the protein MSKTWTPDSWRSMPILQVPDYPDQEAVDAVEGRLATYPPLVFAGEARKLRKQLARVAEGDGFLLQGGDCAEAFSEHHPDNIRDFFRVFLQMAAVLTFAAASPVVKVGRIAGQFAKPRSSPTETVDGVELPSYRGDIINGIDFTEDARIPDPHKMEMAYRQSAATLNLLRAFAQGGFANLDHVHQWTMGFLADSPQGHRYQELADRITEAMAFMRACGVEPSQTEALRSTDFFTSHEALLLGYEEAFTRVDSTSGDYYATSGHMLWIGDRTRQIDHAHVEFFRGIENPIGLKCGPSLDPDDLLRLIDVLNPDNEAGRLTLITRFGADKVFDHLPALVKAVKREGKKVVWSCDPMHGNVVKANNGYKTRPFERILKEVESFFAVHRSEGTYPGGIHVEMTGKNVTECTGGAHEITEDDLTDRYHTVCDPRLNADQALELAFLIADNIKKDREERKQAAANVA; encoded by the coding sequence ATGAGCAAGACTTGGACCCCGGACAGCTGGCGGTCGATGCCGATCCTGCAAGTTCCGGACTATCCCGACCAGGAGGCAGTAGACGCTGTTGAAGGTCGCCTTGCAACCTATCCGCCTTTGGTCTTTGCTGGCGAGGCCCGCAAACTGCGCAAGCAGCTGGCCCGGGTTGCTGAAGGTGATGGTTTTCTGCTCCAAGGTGGCGATTGCGCCGAAGCCTTTTCAGAGCATCACCCTGACAACATTCGCGATTTCTTCCGCGTATTCCTGCAAATGGCTGCGGTGCTGACTTTTGCCGCCGCATCGCCCGTGGTCAAGGTTGGCCGCATTGCAGGGCAGTTCGCCAAGCCGCGTTCCTCGCCGACAGAGACTGTTGACGGTGTGGAACTGCCAAGCTATCGCGGCGACATCATCAATGGCATCGATTTTACCGAAGACGCCCGTATCCCTGATCCGCACAAGATGGAGATGGCTTACCGGCAGTCAGCGGCGACGCTGAACCTGTTGCGTGCTTTCGCGCAGGGTGGCTTTGCCAATCTCGATCATGTCCATCAATGGACCATGGGCTTCCTTGCTGACAGCCCACAAGGCCACCGCTATCAGGAACTGGCAGATCGCATCACCGAGGCTATGGCTTTCATGCGCGCCTGTGGGGTGGAGCCATCGCAGACGGAAGCACTGCGTTCGACCGATTTCTTCACCAGCCACGAAGCCTTGCTGCTTGGCTATGAAGAGGCCTTCACCCGGGTTGATTCGACGTCTGGCGATTATTATGCCACCTCCGGCCACATGCTGTGGATCGGGGACCGCACCCGCCAGATCGATCATGCCCATGTGGAATTCTTCCGTGGCATCGAAAATCCGATCGGTCTGAAATGTGGCCCGTCGCTTGATCCGGACGATCTTCTGCGTCTAATTGACGTGCTGAACCCGGACAACGAGGCTGGCCGCCTGACCCTGATCACCCGCTTTGGTGCAGACAAGGTTTTTGATCACCTGCCTGCTCTGGTCAAGGCCGTGAAACGGGAAGGCAAAAAGGTCGTCTGGTCCTGTGATCCGATGCATGGCAACGTGGTCAAGGCGAACAATGGCTACAAGACCCGTCCGTTCGAGCGGATCCTGAAAGAAGTCGAGAGCTTCTTTGCGGTTCACCGATCTGAAGGCACCTATCCGGGTGGTATCCATGTGGAGATGACCGGCAAGAATGTCACCGAATGCACTGGTGGCGCGCATGAGATCACTGAAGATGATCTGACCGATCGCTACCACACCGTTTGTGACCCACGCCTCAATGCCGATCAGGCACTTGAGCTGGCCTTCCTGATTGCCGACAATATCAAGAAAGACCGGGAAGAGCGCAAACAGGCTGCTGCCAACGTCGCGTGA
- the der gene encoding ribosome biogenesis GTPase Der produces the protein MKLNVAIVGRPNVGKSTLFNRLVGKKLALVDDRPGVTRDRRESEARIGDLTINIIDTAGLEVAEEDALETRMRLQTEEAIALADVVLFMMDARAGITPMDEYFAKMVRKAGKPTILLANKSEGRASDAGFYEAFALGLGDPVPLSAEHGIGISDLYEALLKYEEEKLAAAGPLNDQLDSLLAEEDGPQVDVVIEDDESEAPLYDPTKPLRVAIVGRPNAGKSTLINHMIGEDRLLTGPEAGITRDSISVNWEFRDRKIKLFDTAGMRKKARVQEKLEKLSVSDALRSIQFAEVVVVTLDVTKPFEKQDLQIADLVQREGRAIVIALNKWDLIENPQEVMADLREKASRLLPQMRDVPMVPISGLTGKNLDRLMQAVLDIYEIWNRRISTSRLNRWLNDAVGSHPPPAAGGRRNKIRYATQIKARPPTFVVMCSRPEALPDSYTRYLLNDLRESFDIPAVPVRMLMRKGDNPYAAKAAKRKIQ, from the coding sequence ATGAAACTGAATGTGGCCATTGTTGGCCGACCCAATGTCGGCAAATCCACTTTGTTCAACCGTCTGGTTGGCAAGAAGCTTGCGCTGGTTGATGACCGGCCCGGTGTTACCCGTGACCGCCGCGAGAGCGAAGCTCGGATCGGTGATCTGACGATCAACATCATTGATACCGCCGGGCTTGAAGTCGCCGAGGAAGATGCGCTTGAAACCCGCATGCGTCTGCAGACCGAGGAAGCCATTGCCTTGGCGGATGTGGTTCTGTTCATGATGGATGCACGGGCTGGCATCACACCGATGGATGAATATTTCGCCAAGATGGTGCGCAAGGCAGGCAAGCCGACGATCCTGTTGGCCAACAAGTCCGAAGGTCGGGCATCTGATGCGGGCTTTTATGAAGCCTTTGCGCTGGGACTTGGCGATCCTGTGCCTCTGTCCGCCGAACATGGCATCGGCATTTCCGATCTGTATGAAGCATTGCTGAAATATGAGGAAGAAAAACTGGCGGCTGCCGGTCCGCTCAATGATCAGCTCGACAGCTTGCTTGCCGAGGAAGACGGGCCACAGGTTGATGTCGTTATCGAGGATGATGAATCCGAAGCTCCGCTTTATGATCCGACCAAGCCGCTGCGCGTGGCGATTGTCGGGCGTCCCAATGCGGGAAAGTCGACGCTGATCAATCACATGATTGGTGAGGACCGCCTGTTGACCGGGCCGGAAGCGGGCATTACCCGCGATTCCATTTCGGTCAATTGGGAGTTTCGTGACCGCAAGATCAAGCTGTTTGATACCGCTGGCATGCGCAAGAAAGCCCGGGTGCAGGAAAAGCTTGAGAAATTGTCAGTGTCCGACGCTCTGCGTTCGATCCAGTTTGCCGAAGTGGTGGTTGTCACGCTTGATGTGACCAAGCCCTTCGAAAAGCAGGATTTGCAGATTGCCGATCTGGTGCAGCGCGAAGGCCGGGCCATCGTGATCGCTCTCAATAAGTGGGATCTGATCGAGAATCCACAGGAAGTGATGGCTGATCTGCGTGAGAAAGCGTCCCGCTTGCTGCCGCAGATGCGCGATGTGCCGATGGTGCCGATCTCCGGTCTGACGGGCAAGAATCTTGACCGTCTGATGCAGGCCGTTCTCGACATCTATGAAATCTGGAATCGCCGGATTTCGACCTCCCGGCTCAATCGCTGGCTGAATGATGCGGTTGGCTCACACCCGCCTCCGGCTGCTGGTGGTCGGCGCAACAAAATTCGCTATGCCACCCAGATCAAAGCCCGTCCGCCGACTTTCGTGGTGATGTGCTCGCGGCCTGAAGCCCTGCCGGATAGCTATACCCGCTATTTGCTCAACGACTTGCGGGAAAGCTTTGATATTCCGGCTGTGCCCGTGCGGATGCTGATGCGCAAGGGGGACAACCCCTATGCCGCGAAGGCAGCAAAGCGGAAAATCCAGTAA
- a CDS encoding PQQ-binding-like beta-propeller repeat protein: MKPAELNHGKSLKSRRVCVLASMLLVGLVTGCTSVADLASDINPFSKKEVPLPGTRTSLFETAAEIKSEDSSPVSLSGAVAFNSWGQAGGPATNNPPHASYSGQGNRIWSVSATIRGGESDPRAGARPVSYGGRVAVYGPDGKVSVHSAANGSRIWSTSIRPENEKGIATGGAVAMDANRVYAASGFSELVALEGGSGRRLWSFALDAPARGAPAVQGNVVLAVTATNSIYAVNVSDGTELWSFNGIPEGAGLIGAAAPAISGNTVLFAGTSGELAALDIKTGEMRWTDTMVLGSRRFAVSGISAVAGGPVIADGVAYVASVSGNMVAFRLRDGERLWERNIGSSHAPVVNGNSVFVLDLDDRIFALNRKTGKIRWSNQLPSIREKKKRSTWAGPVLAGGSLWAASSEGQLAAVSPQTGQVKLNKNTKDPVFIAPIAVGGRLITLSGSGRLSGYN, from the coding sequence ATGAAACCAGCTGAGCTGAACCACGGCAAAAGTCTGAAGTCACGACGGGTTTGCGTTTTGGCGTCGATGCTATTGGTGGGATTGGTGACTGGCTGCACCAGCGTTGCGGATCTGGCCAGTGACATCAATCCTTTCTCAAAGAAGGAAGTGCCTTTGCCCGGCACCCGGACGTCGTTGTTTGAAACCGCGGCTGAAATCAAGTCCGAAGACAGCAGCCCGGTTTCTCTTTCCGGTGCCGTTGCCTTCAATAGCTGGGGGCAGGCTGGTGGTCCGGCTACGAACAATCCGCCACATGCGTCTTATAGCGGTCAGGGCAATCGGATTTGGAGCGTCAGTGCGACCATTCGCGGCGGCGAGAGCGATCCACGTGCCGGTGCGCGTCCGGTCTCTTATGGCGGGCGTGTTGCTGTCTACGGGCCGGATGGCAAGGTGTCTGTTCATTCTGCCGCCAATGGCAGCCGGATCTGGTCGACATCCATTCGGCCGGAAAATGAAAAAGGCATTGCCACGGGCGGTGCCGTGGCAATGGATGCCAACCGTGTCTATGCGGCGTCAGGCTTTAGCGAGCTGGTTGCGCTGGAAGGCGGTTCTGGCCGCCGTCTGTGGTCCTTTGCTCTGGATGCGCCGGCCCGCGGCGCGCCTGCGGTGCAGGGCAATGTCGTGCTGGCGGTGACAGCAACCAATTCGATCTATGCGGTCAATGTGTCTGATGGCACCGAGCTTTGGTCTTTCAACGGCATTCCCGAAGGGGCGGGCCTGATTGGCGCTGCGGCTCCGGCGATCAGTGGCAACACTGTTTTGTTTGCTGGCACTTCCGGTGAACTGGCCGCTCTTGATATCAAAACCGGCGAAATGCGTTGGACCGACACCATGGTGCTTGGGAGCCGCCGCTTTGCCGTGTCTGGCATCTCTGCGGTTGCGGGTGGTCCTGTGATTGCTGATGGGGTTGCTTATGTGGCGTCGGTCAGTGGCAACATGGTGGCTTTCCGTCTGCGTGATGGTGAGCGGCTTTGGGAACGCAATATCGGTTCGAGCCACGCGCCAGTCGTCAACGGCAACAGTGTCTTTGTGCTTGATCTGGATGACCGGATCTTTGCGCTCAATCGCAAGACAGGCAAAATTCGCTGGTCAAACCAGTTGCCGTCCATTAGAGAGAAGAAAAAGCGGTCGACTTGGGCCGGTCCAGTACTTGCCGGTGGTAGCCTTTGGGCTGCGTCTAGTGAAGGACAGCTGGCAGCCGTCAGCCCGCAAACCGGGCAGGTTAAGCTGAACAAAAATACCAAGGATCCTGTCTTCATTGCGCCGATTGCGGTGGGTGGTCGTCTGATCACCCTTAGTGGATCGGGGCGTTTGTCCGGCTATAACTGA